In the genome of Chryseobacterium oryzae, one region contains:
- a CDS encoding GyrI-like domain-containing protein, translated as MDNKQSYNDYYKASEQPEIVEIPKASYISIAGNGSPGTDIFYEKKKAIVEFVKALQNQFKNTENAFSETIVEIFYWFDEDKVGYVDIGNFYTTVDLSLLNYRIAIRVPEFVTNENITNIAAQKPHIPFANMFERFVYTAGKCVQLLHKGPFAGELETLPILQKFATKNGLKKSGMHQEIHLINFEKGENQAYLETILRDAVTEM; from the coding sequence ATGGATAATAAACAATCATACAACGATTATTACAAAGCAAGCGAACAGCCGGAAATCGTAGAAATCCCCAAAGCGAGCTATATCTCCATAGCTGGAAATGGCAGCCCTGGAACTGATATTTTTTACGAGAAGAAGAAGGCCATTGTGGAATTTGTTAAAGCCTTGCAAAATCAGTTTAAAAATACTGAAAATGCATTTTCCGAAACTATTGTTGAGATATTTTATTGGTTTGATGAAGACAAGGTTGGATATGTTGATATTGGTAATTTTTATACAACGGTGGATTTGTCATTGCTGAATTACAGAATTGCAATCCGAGTCCCGGAATTTGTCACAAATGAAAACATCACGAACATTGCAGCACAAAAACCACATATACCGTTCGCCAATATGTTTGAACGATTTGTATATACGGCAGGAAAATGTGTTCAGCTTTTGCATAAAGGTCCATTTGCAGGAGAATTAGAAACATTACCCATTCTGCAAAAATTTGCCACCAAAAACGGACTGAAAAAATCAGGAATGCATCAGGAAATTCATCTGATAAACTTTGAAAAAGGAGAAAATCAGGCTTATCTTGAAACTATTTTACGAGATGCTGTGACTGAAATGTAA
- a CDS encoding SDR family NAD(P)-dependent oxidoreductase: protein MSDKKVWFITGASSGFGLAAVKTLLKHGFRVAATSRDEAKLASEVNDQSGNFFPISMQITDQNSVDEAVTKVKNHFGRIDVTINNAGYILVGAIEELTDDEIKANYDVNVFGTMRVIRSVMKVYREQNSGYFLNMASISGSITSPAQGIYSSTKAAVILLTEAVDEEGREFGVRATAVCPGGFKTNFLGGSAKFPQNPMNNYRAVRQAEQSFRQLNQNQGGDPVKAAEAFIKLAESNNPPQRIYLGTDGFRAAEYKIREVATELEQWQQLSLSTNYR from the coding sequence ATGAGCGATAAAAAAGTATGGTTTATAACAGGCGCCAGTAGCGGTTTTGGTCTTGCAGCAGTAAAGACACTTTTGAAACACGGTTTTCGTGTGGCAGCCACTTCCAGAGACGAAGCCAAACTGGCAAGTGAGGTTAATGACCAAAGCGGAAATTTCTTTCCGATTTCTATGCAGATTACTGATCAAAACAGCGTCGATGAGGCGGTGACAAAAGTGAAAAATCATTTTGGAAGAATAGACGTTACTATCAACAATGCCGGTTATATATTGGTAGGCGCTATTGAGGAATTAACCGATGACGAGATAAAAGCCAATTATGATGTGAATGTATTTGGGACAATGCGTGTCATCCGCTCGGTAATGAAAGTTTACAGAGAACAAAATTCGGGTTATTTCTTGAATATGGCCTCTATTTCCGGTTCCATTACTTCTCCGGCTCAAGGCATTTACAGCTCCACAAAAGCGGCCGTGATATTGCTTACCGAAGCCGTGGATGAAGAAGGAAGAGAGTTTGGTGTAAGAGCTACAGCGGTATGTCCGGGCGGTTTCAAAACCAATTTCCTTGGCGGATCTGCAAAATTTCCGCAAAATCCTATGAATAATTACCGGGCCGTGAGACAAGCCGAACAAAGTTTCCGTCAGCTCAATCAAAATCAGGGAGGCGATCCGGTAAAAGCCGCAGAAGCATTTATCAAATTGGCTGAAAGCAACAATCCGCCACAAAGAATTTATTTGGGAACCGATGGTTTCCGGGCTGCTGAATACAAAATAAGGGAAGTCGCCACCGAGCTTGAACAATGGCAACAGCTAAGCCTTAGCACCAATTACCGTTAA
- a CDS encoding SDR family oxidoreductase, with the protein MQKTIFITGASSGLGKTTATLFQSKGWNIIATMRNPENEKELTQLENVTLLKLDVTDSDQIEETVATIIENHSVDVVLNNAGYGLIGPLEALSDEQIFKQINTNLLGVIRVTKAFTPYFREKKSGMFINITSMFGLIGYPTCSVYSATKFAIDGFSESLAYELANFNVQVKIVAPGGIQTDFAGRSMDGGQHEAYQSLVEKVSEGYSEESMSQFSTPESIANIIYEAATDSRNKLRYIAGNDAVSLYSEREKWSAQTQFEKIVNISS; encoded by the coding sequence ATGCAAAAGACAATCTTTATAACAGGGGCATCCTCAGGATTAGGAAAAACGACGGCCACACTATTTCAGTCCAAAGGATGGAATATCATCGCAACAATGCGAAACCCGGAGAATGAAAAGGAACTGACTCAACTAGAAAATGTAACCCTCTTAAAACTAGACGTCACGGATTCAGATCAAATTGAAGAAACGGTTGCTACAATAATCGAAAATCATTCGGTAGATGTTGTACTTAACAATGCGGGTTACGGATTGATTGGGCCTTTAGAAGCCTTGAGTGATGAACAAATCTTCAAACAAATTAACACCAATCTTTTAGGTGTTATCCGCGTAACAAAAGCTTTCACTCCATATTTTCGTGAGAAAAAATCAGGGATGTTCATCAATATTACATCGATGTTTGGATTGATTGGTTACCCAACTTGCTCGGTTTACTCGGCTACCAAATTTGCGATTGACGGTTTTTCAGAAAGTCTGGCGTATGAACTTGCCAACTTTAATGTACAGGTAAAAATAGTGGCTCCGGGTGGCATCCAAACCGATTTTGCAGGTCGGTCAATGGATGGCGGACAACATGAAGCATACCAATCTTTGGTAGAAAAAGTGAGCGAAGGCTATAGCGAAGAAAGCATGAGCCAGTTTTCCACACCTGAAAGCATTGCCAATATCATCTATGAAGCGGCTACAGATAGCAGAAATAAGTTGCGCTATATTGCGGGCAACGATGCTGTTTCTCTATATTCTGAAAGAGAAAAATGGTCTGCACAAACTCAATTTGAAAAAATCGTGAATATTTCTTCCTAG
- a CDS encoding aldo/keto reductase — protein sequence MKFVTLKNRNKVPALGQGCWKIGDHPNRRQQEIDTLRRGVELGMTLIDTAEYYGNGRSEDLISEAIEGMRDDIYLVSKVMPSNASYQGTIAACERSLGHLKTDRLDMYLLHWQGSYPVEETVRAFEKLVADGKILNWGVSNFDVQDLEDVFEVPNGKDCATNQVFYNLSHRGIEYDMFPWAKEEGIPLMAYSPIDESRLVSRNQLQRVADNHNATPAQIALAWSIQSGIVISIPKASTVAHVEDNAKAADIILTAEDNAILDAAFPPPHRKVNLEFI from the coding sequence ATGAAATTTGTTACATTAAAAAACCGAAATAAAGTGCCTGCACTCGGGCAGGGTTGCTGGAAAATAGGTGATCATCCTAACAGAAGACAACAAGAAATTGATACGCTTCGGCGTGGCGTAGAATTGGGGATGACGCTCATTGACACTGCAGAATATTATGGCAATGGAAGGTCTGAGGATCTGATTAGTGAAGCTATAGAAGGGATGCGTGATGATATCTATCTGGTAAGCAAAGTAATGCCCTCAAATGCCTCTTATCAAGGCACTATTGCGGCTTGCGAGCGTAGTTTGGGGCACCTGAAAACCGATCGGTTGGATATGTATCTATTGCATTGGCAAGGTTCGTATCCAGTGGAAGAAACGGTTCGTGCTTTCGAGAAATTAGTGGCAGATGGTAAGATTCTGAATTGGGGCGTCAGTAATTTCGATGTACAGGATTTGGAAGATGTTTTTGAAGTTCCTAATGGGAAAGATTGTGCCACAAATCAGGTTTTTTACAATCTTTCACACCGCGGAATTGAATACGATATGTTTCCCTGGGCAAAAGAGGAAGGTATTCCGCTAATGGCTTATTCGCCGATTGATGAATCGAGGCTTGTTTCCAGAAATCAGTTGCAGCGAGTTGCCGACAATCACAATGCTACGCCCGCACAGATTGCATTAGCCTGGAGCATACAGTCAGGGATTGTTATTTCTATCCCTAAAGCTTCGACGGTGGCGCACGTAGAAGACAATGCAAAAGCTGCAGATATTATTTTGACGGCAGAAGATAATGCTATTTTAGATGCGGCTTTCCCGCCGCCCCATAGAAAAGTAAACTTAGAATTTATCTGA
- a CDS encoding DsbA family protein: MADQIKIQTNFFDDKAFSDNFCGSEGCEIPAVKKQKPTLIYVFDGLCSYCYGFDTQLFIIRDELKAEVDLKIISGGMNIGKDTPRIKEKLGETFRKDYQQVVQITGANISENYLAGTVDSENYIVNSEIPARAFSTFKSLPEMKDKHLDFVFAMHQNLYVNGLNPNEDELYKKTALAFGLNADEFLVKMKSPEALEWAYQDFDLAKQIGSDLFPQLYLQQDNQTERVLRVYAKAPLAIRKIREKIEELTH, from the coding sequence ATGGCAGATCAAATTAAAATTCAAACCAACTTTTTTGATGATAAGGCTTTCAGTGACAATTTTTGTGGTTCCGAAGGTTGTGAAATTCCAGCTGTAAAAAAGCAGAAACCAACATTAATATATGTTTTTGATGGATTATGCTCTTACTGCTACGGTTTCGATACGCAGCTGTTTATCATCCGGGATGAACTGAAAGCGGAAGTAGATCTGAAAATTATCAGTGGCGGGATGAATATCGGAAAAGACACCCCTCGCATCAAAGAAAAATTGGGCGAAACTTTCCGGAAAGATTACCAGCAGGTGGTACAGATTACGGGCGCTAATATATCAGAGAACTATTTGGCAGGAACTGTTGACAGCGAAAATTATATTGTTAATTCCGAAATCCCGGCGAGGGCATTTTCAACTTTCAAATCTTTACCGGAGATGAAAGACAAACATCTGGACTTCGTTTTTGCCATGCATCAGAATCTGTATGTGAATGGACTTAACCCGAATGAAGATGAGTTGTATAAAAAAACAGCACTTGCTTTTGGTTTAAATGCCGATGAATTTTTAGTCAAGATGAAATCTCCCGAAGCTTTGGAATGGGCTTACCAGGATTTTGACTTAGCAAAACAAATAGGCTCAGATCTGTTTCCCCAACTCTATCTGCAACAGGATAATCAAACAGAAAGAGTGCTGCGTGTCTATGCAAAAGCACCTTTAGCCATCCGAAAAATCAGAGAAAAAATAGAAGAATTAACACATTAA
- a CDS encoding helix-turn-helix domain-containing protein, giving the protein MKNVPQKFNSISDLHNALGFPKPLHPLVSLVNYADIKTPAEELPKALLLNFYKISYKKHLKGKLKYGQGYYDFDEGGLSFISPNQVIQSVEDEADYSGYTLLFHPDFIRNYPLGTKIKSLGFFTYSAKEALFLSDKEKQILFAIFDNIKEELSGNIDDFSQDLVVSYIEVLLNYSNRFYKRQFITRKTVNNDLLSQVENLLNTYFDEEKPLQNGMITVDYLASQFHHSPRYLSDMLRSLTGQNAQQHIHEKLIEKAKEYLTSTTLSVSEIAYQLGFEHSQSFNKLFKKKTNLTPLAFKESFN; this is encoded by the coding sequence ATGAAAAATGTACCGCAAAAATTCAACTCGATATCCGATTTACATAATGCTCTCGGTTTCCCAAAACCACTGCACCCATTGGTAAGTCTGGTGAATTATGCTGATATCAAAACACCAGCAGAGGAACTACCGAAAGCTCTTTTGCTTAATTTTTATAAAATATCTTACAAAAAGCATCTTAAGGGAAAGTTAAAATATGGGCAGGGTTATTATGATTTTGATGAAGGAGGTTTGTCGTTCATTTCACCCAATCAGGTTATTCAAAGTGTAGAAGATGAAGCAGATTATTCCGGTTACACATTGCTGTTTCATCCGGATTTCATCAGGAATTATCCTTTAGGAACAAAGATAAAAAGCCTTGGCTTTTTTACTTATTCCGCTAAGGAAGCCTTGTTTTTGTCGGATAAAGAAAAACAGATTCTTTTTGCGATTTTTGATAATATTAAGGAAGAGCTTAGCGGCAATATCGACGATTTCAGCCAGGATTTGGTAGTTTCCTACATTGAGGTTTTATTGAATTACAGCAACCGCTTTTATAAACGCCAATTTATTACCCGAAAAACAGTTAATAATGATTTGTTAAGTCAAGTAGAAAATCTTTTAAATACATATTTTGACGAAGAAAAACCTTTACAAAACGGAATGATAACGGTCGATTATTTGGCATCCCAATTCCATCATTCGCCGCGATATTTAAGCGATATGCTGCGTTCTCTCACGGGGCAAAATGCACAACAACATATCCACGAAAAATTAATTGAAAAAGCGAAGGAATATCTTACCTCTACTACCCTATCTGTATCGGAAATCGCTTATCAGTTGGGGTTTGAACATTCCCAATCATTTAACAAATTATTTAAAAAGAAGACCAACTTAACACCTTTAGCATTTAAAGAATCATTTAATTAA
- a CDS encoding NAD(P)H-quinone oxidoreductase: MKAVVITEYGAPEVLKTEDRPIPEIGKDDVLVKVKAAGINRPDVFQRMGNYPAPKGVPANIPGLEIAGVIEKIGADVTGFSIGDKVLALLGGGGYAEYVSVPALQCLPIPQNLNFEEAASLPETIYTVYHNVFQRGNLQSGERILIHGGSSGIGITAIQLAKASGAEVIVTVGDDVKGEKCLELGADQFINYKKQDFEAVLKEHPVHLILDMIGGDYFQKNINILQEEGRLVYINAMNGNEVTLNIFQMMQKRLSIMGTTLRSRDKAFKAELTASIRHNILPLIETGKFVPVIYKVFSMEEAAQAHHLMESNKHIGKIILKID; the protein is encoded by the coding sequence ATGAAAGCAGTTGTTATTACAGAATATGGCGCACCAGAAGTATTGAAAACAGAGGATCGTCCTATTCCTGAAATCGGGAAAGATGATGTTCTGGTAAAAGTGAAAGCAGCCGGCATCAATAGACCGGATGTGTTTCAAAGAATGGGTAATTATCCGGCTCCAAAAGGTGTTCCTGCTAATATTCCTGGATTGGAAATCGCCGGCGTGATCGAAAAAATTGGTGCTGATGTTACCGGATTTAGTATTGGTGATAAGGTACTTGCTTTGTTAGGCGGTGGCGGCTACGCGGAATATGTAAGTGTGCCTGCCTTGCAATGTTTGCCGATTCCCCAAAATCTGAATTTTGAAGAAGCCGCAAGTTTGCCGGAAACCATCTATACGGTGTATCACAATGTTTTTCAAAGAGGAAACTTGCAAAGTGGCGAACGGATTTTGATACACGGCGGAAGTAGTGGCATTGGAATTACTGCCATCCAATTGGCAAAAGCCAGTGGCGCTGAAGTTATTGTAACCGTTGGTGATGATGTCAAGGGAGAAAAATGTCTGGAACTGGGCGCTGATCAGTTTATTAACTACAAAAAACAGGATTTCGAAGCTGTACTGAAAGAGCATCCTGTCCATCTCATTTTGGATATGATCGGTGGCGATTATTTTCAAAAAAACATCAATATTTTACAGGAAGAAGGCCGATTGGTTTATATCAATGCGATGAACGGTAATGAGGTAACACTCAATATTTTTCAAATGATGCAGAAGCGCCTGAGCATTATGGGCACGACTTTGAGAAGCCGGGACAAAGCTTTCAAGGCGGAGCTGACTGCTTCCATTAGACACAATATACTGCCGCTGATCGAAACCGGGAAATTTGTGCCGGTAATCTATAAGGTATTTTCAATGGAAGAAGCAGCGCAGGCTCATCATTTGATGGAAAGCAATAAACATATCGGGAAGATTATTTTGAAAATCGATTAA
- a CDS encoding thioredoxin family protein gives MKTIFSTLFLVVFSVVFNAQNRWENAKKIAAEKNELILLNFSGSDWCIPCIKLHKNIIETEDFKKLETDNVIVYLNADFPRNKKNQLKAELKKENASLADQYNQKGIFPYTILLNSEGKILKSWEGLISGDALAFSKEIRDIKDNQKP, from the coding sequence ATGAAGACAATATTTTCAACCCTGTTTTTGGTTGTGTTTTCAGTCGTTTTCAATGCTCAAAACAGATGGGAAAACGCAAAAAAAATCGCTGCAGAAAAAAACGAACTTATTCTGCTTAATTTTTCCGGTTCAGATTGGTGTATTCCGTGCATCAAACTTCATAAAAATATTATCGAAACCGAAGACTTCAAGAAGTTGGAAACCGATAATGTCATTGTTTATCTCAATGCAGATTTTCCGAGAAACAAAAAGAATCAGCTTAAGGCAGAACTCAAGAAAGAAAATGCTTCTCTTGCCGACCAATACAATCAAAAAGGAATTTTTCCTTACACGATTTTGCTAAACTCGGAAGGTAAAATTCTGAAAAGTTGGGAAGGTCTTATTTCCGGCGATGCTTTAGCGTTCAGTAAAGAGATCAGAGACATTAAAGACAACCAAAAACCTTAG
- a CDS encoding DsbA family protein, whose protein sequence is MKPTIIYVYDGLCSWCYGFEKEMQILYDKFQDRYDFQLVSGGMFPAEQNRRIKDILGEGFREAYARVIEYSGADITEKYLGGLVEKDNYQLNSEKPAQAFSAFKTYPNKSYRQIEFVTTMQSFMYGEGLNPNEDEMYHKTAEHFEIDADEFIAKMKTDAVLEDVKKDFQYAQALQVTGFPQVFLKTPQDQYYLIARGYDKEDNIAARIAEIEKQNVINE, encoded by the coding sequence ATGAAACCAACGATAATATATGTTTACGACGGACTATGCTCCTGGTGTTACGGCTTCGAAAAGGAAATGCAAATATTGTATGACAAATTTCAGGATCGCTATGACTTCCAGTTGGTAAGTGGCGGGATGTTTCCGGCAGAACAAAACCGAAGAATCAAGGATATTCTGGGTGAAGGCTTTAGAGAAGCTTATGCACGGGTTATAGAATATTCTGGTGCCGATATCACCGAAAAATATCTGGGTGGATTGGTAGAAAAAGACAACTACCAACTCAATTCCGAAAAGCCGGCACAGGCATTTTCTGCATTCAAAACCTACCCGAATAAAAGCTACCGCCAGATTGAATTTGTGACGACTATGCAAAGTTTTATGTATGGTGAGGGGCTCAATCCCAATGAAGATGAGATGTACCACAAAACTGCGGAACATTTTGAGATTGATGCCGATGAATTTATAGCAAAGATGAAAACGGATGCGGTATTGGAAGATGTGAAAAAAGATTTTCAGTATGCACAAGCATTGCAGGTGACCGGCTTTCCGCAGGTTTTCCTTAAAACACCTCAAGACCAATATTACCTTATCGCCCGAGGATACGATAAAGAAGACAATATTGCGGCAAGAATTGCGGAGATTGAAAAACAGAATGTAATTAATGAATAA
- a CDS encoding nucleoside triphosphate pyrophosphohydrolase family protein produces MDIKELLERSKNIRAIYHQLEKTQHGTEWTVEEDVLAFLTDAGLVGRHTMSQQNRWPAKNTEVMLEHKLCECIWWLAILADRMDINLEESLEKFLTKTENLLGE; encoded by the coding sequence ATGGACATAAAAGAACTTTTGGAACGCTCAAAAAACATACGGGCGATCTATCATCAACTGGAAAAAACTCAACACGGTACAGAATGGACTGTAGAGGAAGATGTACTGGCGTTTTTAACCGATGCCGGTCTGGTCGGTCGTCACACGATGTCACAGCAAAACCGTTGGCCAGCAAAAAATACGGAGGTTATGTTGGAACATAAATTATGCGAATGCATCTGGTGGTTGGCAATTTTAGCCGACAGAATGGATATTAATCTGGAAGAATCGCTAGAAAAATTTTTAACCAAAACCGAAAATTTGTTAGGTGAATAA
- a CDS encoding efflux RND transporter periplasmic adaptor subunit — MYLKNISILSLSVILILSSCSGKKEEEKTVYENTKFKEKDQNTVQMSDKQLQSIGLTTTTIQEKTMQKLVRLNGKVEISPSHISSISSIMGGHIKSINVINGSHFSKGQVLAVVEDPQFIQLQQDYLVTKAQLESARLNLSRQKDLNITKATSDKTLQTAQADYSTLNATLKGLEEKLRIIGINAKGLNLSNIRSQINVYVPFSGFVSKILVNNGQYINPSDTLFELINPAGLLLELKVFENDVNDVKIGQEILVYNNQNPEKKSTAKIVSIVPSIENGGSSVAVAKLSSPNPEFIKGMYINAEVTINSRFTIGLPNESVVSFESKSYVFEDLGNKKYKMIPVNVGISDDQFTEILKADNLKDKKIVQKGAYGLLMAMKNQAE, encoded by the coding sequence ATGTATCTTAAAAATATATCAATCCTTAGTTTAAGTGTAATTCTGATTTTATCTTCCTGTTCAGGAAAAAAAGAGGAAGAAAAAACGGTGTATGAAAACACAAAATTCAAGGAAAAAGACCAGAATACGGTTCAAATGTCGGATAAACAATTGCAATCCATTGGTTTAACGACAACAACAATTCAGGAAAAAACAATGCAAAAACTCGTCCGCCTGAATGGTAAAGTTGAAATCTCGCCGTCTCACATCAGTTCGATTTCCAGCATTATGGGCGGTCATATCAAATCGATTAACGTGATTAACGGAAGTCATTTCAGCAAAGGACAGGTTTTGGCAGTTGTGGAAGACCCGCAATTTATTCAGTTACAACAGGATTATCTGGTGACGAAAGCACAGTTGGAATCGGCAAGATTGAATTTAAGCCGTCAAAAAGATTTGAATATCACCAAAGCGACCAGTGATAAAACTTTGCAAACCGCTCAGGCAGATTATTCTACATTGAATGCTACTTTGAAAGGTTTGGAAGAAAAACTGAGAATTATTGGAATCAATGCAAAAGGATTAAATTTATCGAATATCAGAAGCCAAATTAATGTTTATGTACCTTTTAGTGGTTTTGTGAGCAAAATTTTAGTGAATAACGGACAATATATTAATCCTTCTGATACTTTGTTTGAGTTGATTAATCCTGCAGGTTTATTGCTTGAATTAAAAGTGTTTGAAAACGATGTAAATGATGTGAAAATCGGACAGGAAATTTTGGTTTACAACAATCAAAACCCTGAAAAAAAATCGACAGCTAAAATTGTAAGTATTGTACCGAGTATTGAAAACGGCGGTTCGTCGGTGGCTGTTGCGAAGCTTTCAAGTCCGAATCCTGAGTTTATCAAAGGAATGTACATCAATGCAGAAGTGACAATCAACAGTCGATTTACCATTGGTTTACCGAATGAATCTGTGGTTTCCTTTGAAAGCAAAAGTTATGTTTTTGAAGATTTAGGGAATAAGAAATATAAGATGATTCCTGTGAATGTGGGAATTTCTGATGATCAATTCACCGAAATTTTGAAGGCGGATAATTTGAAAGATAAAAAGATCGTTCAGAAAGGTGCTTATGGTCTTTTGATGGCGATGAAAAATCAGGCAGAGTAG
- a CDS encoding NAD(P)H-binding protein produces MKKVLILGASAPIAKFVSSFLDENKDIEQVLLMRNERKIYDKDRTIIGDATNAADLVSAMHGVDLVFSALGPFHMEKLAKTVVAAMEEANIKRLIWTASLGIYNESAFSEAGVRELGKPEVPNTYLWDQKNGADVIEHSNLDYTIIRPNWLTNNDIVEDIALQHRNEKTESHFISRKSVGKFVADLIQNSDQYIKDSVAISAKN; encoded by the coding sequence ATGAAAAAAGTACTCATACTTGGTGCATCGGCACCTATTGCAAAATTTGTTTCTAGCTTTTTGGACGAAAATAAGGACATCGAACAAGTCTTACTGATGAGAAATGAACGGAAAATCTACGACAAAGACAGAACAATTATTGGAGATGCCACAAATGCGGCGGATTTGGTAAGCGCAATGCATGGCGTGGATCTTGTTTTCTCTGCATTAGGACCATTTCATATGGAAAAATTGGCAAAAACCGTTGTTGCTGCTATGGAAGAAGCCAACATCAAGAGACTGATTTGGACAGCAAGTTTAGGCATCTACAATGAAAGTGCTTTCTCCGAAGCCGGTGTACGGGAATTAGGAAAACCCGAAGTTCCAAACACTTATCTGTGGGATCAAAAAAACGGCGCCGATGTTATCGAGCACAGCAATCTGGATTATACCATTATCAGACCTAATTGGTTGACTAATAATGATATTGTAGAAGATATAGCACTCCAACATAGAAACGAAAAAACAGAGAGTCATTTCATTTCCAGAAAAAGCGTTGGAAAATTTGTGGCGGATCTTATTCAGAATTCTGATCAATATATCAAAGATTCTGTAGCAATATCCGCAAAAAATTAG
- a CDS encoding TolC family protein gives MKFSNNHKKLTAFLFLISFGMMNAQENITYEQTLEKAFQQNRTLKNSKLISEYQEKLKASYLDIPQTEVSAQIGQMNGVETDNSFSISQRFSFPTVYAKRKQMLDAEWNASVINQNLTKAQLTKEVSDVFYRILTLQEKKKVIEYITKLYSSFAEKASLRLKKGETNILEESTAEIQSEQAKTQLNMLENDLNIAKLQLQLLLQSEEKFQPVSDKPMMNINLQVSEEMVQQHPELQYLNQQIKINDAEAQLEKSKLLPDLLVGYTNQSMKNLNNNRFNAVQVGVGIPLFTKGQRALAKATKAKVAISENQYQLKEIELKNRFGQQINNYTNQLKIVDNYEQKQLPKSETILKTVQKQLEVGEIDYLNWVILTNQAVKTKVDYIDNLERLNQIGAELNFLLSK, from the coding sequence ATGAAATTTTCAAACAATCATAAAAAACTGACTGCATTCTTATTTCTGATTTCTTTCGGAATGATGAATGCACAGGAAAACATTACCTATGAACAAACTCTGGAAAAAGCTTTTCAACAAAACAGAACTTTAAAAAACTCAAAATTAATTTCTGAATATCAGGAAAAATTAAAGGCAAGTTATCTCGATATTCCGCAAACGGAAGTCAGTGCGCAAATCGGACAGATGAACGGTGTGGAAACTGATAATTCTTTTTCTATTTCCCAGCGTTTCAGCTTTCCGACGGTTTATGCCAAAAGAAAACAAATGCTGGATGCAGAATGGAATGCAAGTGTCATCAATCAAAATCTGACGAAAGCGCAATTAACAAAGGAAGTTTCCGATGTTTTTTACCGAATTCTGACACTTCAGGAAAAGAAGAAGGTGATTGAATATATCACCAAATTATACAGCAGTTTTGCAGAAAAAGCGAGTTTGAGACTGAAAAAAGGTGAAACCAATATTTTGGAAGAGTCAACAGCGGAAATTCAGAGCGAACAGGCAAAAACGCAACTGAATATGCTTGAAAATGATTTGAATATCGCTAAACTTCAGCTTCAGTTATTGCTTCAGTCCGAAGAAAAATTTCAACCAGTTTCGGACAAACCGATGATGAATATTAATCTTCAGGTTTCGGAAGAAATGGTTCAGCAACATCCTGAATTGCAATATTTAAATCAGCAGATTAAAATCAATGATGCAGAAGCTCAGCTCGAAAAATCTAAATTATTACCGGATTTATTGGTTGGATATACAAATCAAAGTATGAAAAACCTTAATAACAATCGTTTTAATGCGGTTCAGGTCGGTGTGGGAATTCCTTTGTTTACGAAAGGTCAACGAGCTTTGGCAAAAGCAACGAAAGCGAAAGTGGCGATTTCTGAAAACCAATATCAATTAAAAGAAATTGAACTGAAAAACAGATTCGGACAGCAAATTAATAATTACACCAATCAACTGAAAATCGTTGATAATTATGAGCAAAAACAACTTCCAAAATCTGAAACAATTTTAAAAACGGTTCAAAAACAATTGGAAGTCGGCGAAATCGATTATCTGAACTGGGTAATTCTTACGAATCAGGCGGTAAAAACAAAGGTTGATTACATCGATAATCTCGAAAGACTCAACCAAATCGGAGCAGAACTTAATTTCTTACTATCAAAATAA
- a CDS encoding nuclear transport factor 2 family protein, which produces MDIPAFINTFIIISNAYKTDNYLELWQDHAVLDDPSVGQVFKGHSGIKNYFESYFIGYKTQTRLVKLYIISDNKAHIEVEFTGEFPEGKIGGIFDFTFKEGRIYKAKADLM; this is translated from the coding sequence ATGGACATACCAGCATTCATCAATACATTCATCATAATTAGTAACGCTTACAAAACCGACAACTATCTGGAACTTTGGCAAGACCATGCCGTTTTAGACGACCCGTCTGTCGGTCAGGTTTTTAAAGGACATTCAGGAATTAAAAACTATTTTGAAAGCTATTTCATTGGTTATAAAACCCAGACACGACTTGTAAAACTATACATTATAAGCGACAATAAAGCTCATATTGAAGTGGAATTCACAGGCGAATTTCCCGAAGGAAAAATAGGCGGAATATTTGATTTTACTTTTAAAGAAGGAAGAATATATAAAGCCAAAGCTGACCTGATGTAA